The following are encoded in a window of Allosphingosinicella indica genomic DNA:
- a CDS encoding winged helix-turn-helix transcriptional regulator: MTAPTLIRTCSIWRALEIVGDTPTLLILEASWLGARRFDDFRRRTGLLKALLSDRLKRLVEAGVFEKRLYCEAPPRHVYAMTAKGRDVYWTALMLLRWEHRWGTPGKIDVALTHKSCGKAFEPTPACGHCGGEVDATRVDWQEGPGLGWMVPQYSRRRQQRDSSTDATSLMDQAAQLMGDRWASLIMRSIFTGVRRFDEIRRDTAIATNILSERLAWLTSIGVIRQEQYASSPPRYEYKLRRKGVDYYPALLMLMQWGDTYYVAPEGPPLLLKHKDCGKELIAKVVCSECRAPIEPEDVEFRVREERTTPVF; this comes from the coding sequence ATGACCGCACCCACCCTCATCCGCACCTGCTCGATCTGGCGCGCGCTGGAGATCGTCGGCGACACGCCGACCTTGCTCATCCTCGAGGCGAGCTGGCTGGGCGCGCGCCGGTTCGACGATTTCCGTCGCCGCACGGGACTGCTGAAGGCGCTGCTCTCGGACCGGCTCAAGCGGCTGGTCGAGGCGGGGGTGTTCGAGAAAAGGCTCTATTGCGAGGCGCCGCCGCGGCACGTCTATGCGATGACGGCGAAGGGGCGCGACGTATACTGGACCGCGCTGATGCTGCTGCGCTGGGAGCATCGCTGGGGGACGCCGGGCAAGATCGATGTCGCGCTGACCCACAAGAGCTGTGGCAAGGCGTTCGAGCCGACGCCCGCCTGCGGCCATTGCGGCGGCGAGGTGGATGCGACGCGGGTCGACTGGCAGGAAGGGCCGGGGCTCGGCTGGATGGTGCCGCAATACAGTCGCCGCCGGCAGCAGCGCGACAGCAGCACCGACGCGACATCGCTGATGGACCAGGCGGCGCAACTGATGGGCGACCGCTGGGCGAGCCTCATCATGCGATCGATCTTCACCGGCGTGCGCCGCTTCGACGAGATCCGCCGCGACACCGCGATCGCCACCAACATCCTGTCCGAACGGCTCGCCTGGCTGACCAGCATCGGCGTGATCCGGCAGGAGCAATATGCGTCGAGCCCGCCGCGCTACGAATACAAGCTCCGCCGCAAAGGCGTGGATTATTATCCCGCGCTGCTGATGCTGATGCAGTGGGGCGACACTTATTATGTCGCGCCCGAAGGCCCGCCGCTGCTGCTGAAGCACAAGGATTGCGGCAAGGAGCTCATCGCCAAGGTGGTCTGCTCCGAATGCCGCGCGCCGATCGAGCCCGAGGACGTCGAGTTCCGGGTGCGCGAGGAAAGGACGACGCCGGTCTTCTGA